In one window of candidate division KSB1 bacterium DNA:
- a CDS encoding T9SS type A sorting domain-containing protein has translation MKHLFNVSFRVAAALLLLAALAVPAMGQNIKVTFVLNTATHPDTLAPHHFVQVRGALNGRTGAILPGGKRINWDASSDLVLTNVGGDYWKVTFDMPANDTLRYKFWTGFTSTKETFNNTGWENDIRAVGLSDDGNRAFVSGTQDTTLALQFYNGTGQKQDQLWSPIKAKPDSVAILFRVNMGGVTETKRFDPAVNGPVGVRGDDGKSGKVLDWGTTKVVLRRETNSVDKGSFWSGVVYFPKTGPNAVQAGSKQEYKFFINNATGDAWEGGNNRSYNYPVGLKDTTLAWSYFDKVRPTGRPFVQATITFRLNMRSLQEVGLFDRSKGDRVAVIGAKGWDRPSNYINMAFNPLLQEWTVAEPFNLQVGTPINYKYFVIWDSSRTKAGDPNFIDKLSLDDGWEEPAVQGGGNRIYEYGSTTQQTPAGDFGRAQHFFNSVLPEGVIKTPISVTWNVDMKPAADRATNPVKTLFRLGTDSVFIYIDDPLWAVSQGRRPQRAGRYELKDPDNDGVYSGTFTLKTPVWYQVGYIVAYTTATGGTETNGGGFEKGRRYYQFIKPTSISSTGPTWPATYNFPTVPWKENNLPVETPPQLITAVQDKPVAGAPTRFDLEQNYPNPFNPVTKITYHVARTSEVKIGVYNLMGQLVKTLINETLAPGKYSTIWAGDNAQGQPVPTGVYFLKMEAGDFTKVHKMALLK, from the coding sequence ATGAAACATTTGTTTAATGTATCATTTCGCGTTGCCGCCGCGTTGTTGCTGCTGGCGGCTCTGGCTGTGCCGGCGATGGGGCAAAACATCAAAGTGACGTTTGTTTTGAACACCGCAACGCACCCTGACACTTTGGCACCGCATCATTTCGTTCAGGTCCGCGGTGCGTTGAATGGCAGAACCGGCGCCATCTTGCCGGGCGGCAAAAGGATCAATTGGGATGCCTCGTCGGATCTGGTGTTGACCAACGTGGGCGGCGACTATTGGAAAGTCACTTTCGATATGCCAGCCAATGATACTCTGCGTTACAAATTTTGGACGGGGTTCACCAGCACCAAAGAAACTTTTAACAACACCGGTTGGGAGAACGATATTCGAGCCGTCGGTTTATCCGATGACGGTAATCGCGCCTTTGTTTCGGGAACGCAAGACACGACGCTCGCCTTGCAGTTTTATAACGGCACCGGCCAAAAACAAGATCAATTGTGGAGCCCGATTAAAGCAAAACCGGACTCGGTGGCGATTCTTTTCCGCGTTAACATGGGCGGCGTAACGGAAACCAAACGGTTCGATCCGGCAGTCAATGGCCCGGTTGGCGTTCGCGGCGATGACGGCAAGTCCGGAAAAGTTTTAGATTGGGGTACGACCAAAGTGGTTCTTAGGCGTGAGACCAACAGTGTGGACAAAGGTTCCTTCTGGTCTGGTGTTGTCTATTTTCCCAAGACCGGGCCGAACGCCGTGCAAGCCGGCAGCAAACAAGAATATAAATTCTTCATCAATAATGCCACCGGTGATGCCTGGGAAGGCGGCAACAACCGCAGCTACAATTATCCGGTTGGTTTGAAAGATACCACGCTGGCGTGGTCCTACTTTGACAAGGTTAGACCAACCGGCAGACCGTTTGTGCAGGCGACAATTACCTTCCGGCTGAATATGAGATCATTGCAAGAAGTTGGCCTTTTCGACCGCAGCAAGGGCGATCGCGTGGCGGTGATTGGCGCCAAGGGTTGGGACAGACCTTCGAATTACATCAACATGGCGTTTAACCCACTCCTGCAAGAATGGACCGTTGCCGAGCCGTTCAATCTTCAAGTCGGCACCCCGATCAATTACAAATATTTCGTCATCTGGGATTCTTCGCGCACAAAAGCCGGGGATCCGAATTTTATCGACAAACTTTCGCTCGATGATGGGTGGGAGGAGCCAGCGGTTCAAGGCGGCGGCAACCGTATCTACGAATACGGCAGCACCACCCAGCAGACCCCAGCGGGCGATTTTGGCCGCGCTCAGCATTTCTTCAATTCGGTTTTGCCGGAAGGCGTCATCAAGACGCCGATCAGTGTGACGTGGAATGTGGACATGAAGCCGGCAGCCGATCGCGCTACCAATCCGGTCAAGACGCTTTTCCGGCTTGGAACGGACAGTGTTTTCATTTATATCGACGATCCGCTGTGGGCGGTCTCACAGGGACGAAGGCCGCAACGCGCAGGCCGGTATGAGTTGAAAGACCCGGATAACGACGGCGTCTATTCAGGAACGTTTACGCTAAAGACGCCAGTTTGGTATCAGGTCGGTTACATCGTCGCGTATACCACCGCAACTGGCGGCACCGAAACCAACGGCGGCGGTTTTGAGAAAGGCCGGCGTTACTATCAGTTCATCAAACCGACGTCGATCTCGAGCACAGGTCCAACCTGGCCGGCAACTTATAATTTCCCGACGGTGCCATGGAAGGAAAATAATTTGCCGGTGGAAACGCCGCCGCAATTGATCACCGCCGTTCAGGACAAGCCGGTCGCCGGCGCACCGACGCGGTTCGATCTGGAGCAAAACTATCCCAACCCGTTCAATCCGGTGACCAAAATCACCTATCACGTGGCTCGCACCAGCGAGGTGAAGATCGGCGTTTACAATCTCATGGGGCAATTGGTGAAGACGCTGATCAACGAGACCCTGGCGCCGGGCAAGTATTCGACGATCTGGGCCGGCGACAACGCCCAGGGCCAACCAGTGCCAACCGGCGTTTATTTCTTGAAAATGGAAGCGGGTGATTTTACCAAAGTGCACAAAATGGCTTTGTTGAAATAA
- a CDS encoding GDSL-type esterase/lipase family protein → MNKTSAQAKATKANQRDTINSARARVFYLIALSLPVLFFLFLEIGLRLFDYGGNLDLFMDASGDYAPYRVCNPNMGARYFFMQSTIPDPPNDAFLKIKPANGYRIFVMGESTTAGYPYGNNVMFSRFLHKRLADTFPDKHIEVVNVATSAVNSYTVLDRLDEVLAEKPDAILIYLGHNEFYGALGVASNESLGKIRGMVKLYLKLERFKTFLLLRDGIGKLRNWISRTFWGGSVSDPSGTLMERMVAEQTVPYGSALYELGKRQFEGNLRDILQKAKQANVPVILSEVVSNVRDQKPFIGVATDSLPSAETVYQHAQKLEADAQFDSARALYYRAKDFDALRFRASEEFNQIIHRVAAEFDAPVVPMKKYFEAASPNGLIGNNLMLEHLHPNLEGYFLMSDAYFDVMRQHGFVAAKWDSTRIKPSAYYRATWGFTALDKAYADLRIRILKGNWPFQPKNVPNRALMNYQPATKAESLAVEVWTKPEQMDLERAHVALANFYEKQGRYDLAYDEFNALICMTPFNPSPYLRAANALIQLQQYDRALPILLAALKLEDAPFANKWIGQIYLNNGRMKEAFPYLEKALQQTPEDPQLLYNLSGGYALDAQYEKSQKLLEQLFKIDPDFPEAAFLKRQVDSVLVQQRVQK, encoded by the coding sequence TTGAATAAAACTTCCGCTCAGGCAAAAGCAACAAAGGCGAACCAGCGCGACACGATCAATTCGGCGCGCGCCCGTGTGTTTTATCTGATCGCGCTGTCGTTGCCCGTGCTTTTCTTTTTGTTTTTGGAAATCGGCTTGCGCCTCTTCGATTACGGCGGCAATCTCGATCTGTTTATGGATGCTTCCGGCGATTACGCGCCATACCGCGTGTGCAATCCGAACATGGGGGCGCGCTATTTCTTCATGCAATCCACCATCCCCGACCCGCCGAATGACGCTTTTCTCAAAATCAAACCGGCCAACGGCTATCGTATTTTTGTCATGGGCGAATCGACCACCGCGGGCTATCCCTACGGCAACAACGTCATGTTCTCGCGCTTTCTGCACAAGCGCCTTGCCGACACGTTTCCTGACAAACATATCGAAGTCGTCAACGTCGCCACTTCGGCGGTTAATTCTTATACCGTTTTGGATCGGCTGGATGAAGTGCTGGCCGAGAAGCCGGATGCGATTCTCATTTATCTCGGGCATAACGAATTTTACGGCGCGCTGGGCGTTGCTTCCAATGAATCGCTCGGCAAAATTCGCGGCATGGTGAAGCTGTATCTCAAGCTCGAGCGTTTTAAAACTTTTCTTCTTCTGCGCGATGGCATCGGCAAGTTGCGCAATTGGATCAGCCGAACTTTTTGGGGCGGCTCGGTGAGCGATCCCTCCGGCACTTTAATGGAACGGATGGTGGCGGAGCAAACCGTGCCTTACGGCAGCGCGCTTTATGAATTGGGCAAACGCCAATTTGAGGGCAATCTGCGCGACATTCTGCAAAAAGCGAAGCAGGCCAACGTGCCGGTCATACTCAGCGAAGTCGTGAGCAACGTTCGCGATCAGAAACCTTTCATCGGGGTCGCAACGGATTCGCTGCCCTCCGCTGAAACCGTTTATCAACACGCACAAAAGCTGGAAGCGGATGCGCAGTTCGATTCGGCGCGCGCTTTGTACTATCGCGCCAAAGATTTTGATGCGCTGCGCTTCCGCGCTTCCGAAGAATTTAATCAAATCATTCATCGCGTCGCCGCCGAATTTGACGCGCCGGTGGTGCCGATGAAAAAGTATTTTGAAGCCGCCTCGCCCAACGGTTTGATCGGCAATAATTTGATGTTGGAACATTTGCACCCGAATCTCGAAGGCTATTTCTTAATGAGCGATGCGTATTTCGACGTGATGCGGCAACATGGCTTTGTCGCGGCGAAATGGGATTCGACTCGCATCAAGCCGTCGGCGTATTACCGCGCCACCTGGGGTTTTACAGCGCTCGACAAAGCGTATGCGGATTTGCGCATTCGCATTTTAAAAGGCAACTGGCCGTTTCAGCCGAAAAACGTGCCGAATCGCGCCCTGATGAATTATCAACCGGCGACCAAAGCCGAGTCGCTGGCCGTCGAGGTTTGGACCAAGCCGGAGCAAATGGATTTGGAGCGTGCCCACGTGGCGCTGGCGAATTTTTATGAAAAGCAGGGCCGTTACGATCTGGCGTATGACGAATTCAATGCGCTGATCTGCATGACGCCGTTCAATCCTTCGCCATATTTGCGCGCCGCCAATGCACTCATTCAATTGCAACAATATGATCGCGCCCTGCCCATTCTTTTGGCGGCGTTAAAATTGGAAGACGCGCCTTTTGCCAACAAGTGGATCGGGCAAATTTATTTAAACAACGGTCGGATGAAGGAAGCGTTCCCCTATCTGGAAAAAGCCCTGCAACAAACCCCCGAGGATCCGCAACTGCTTTATAACTTGAGCGGCGGTTATGCGTTGGATGCGCAATATGAGAAATCGCAAAAACTTTTGGAACAGCTTTTTAAAATCGATCCCGATTTTCCGGAAGCGGCGTTCTTGAAACGGCAGGTGGACTCGGTTCTGGTGCAGCAAAGAGTGCAAAAGTAA
- a CDS encoding glycoside hydrolase family 13 protein, producing MKKSPFTYSLLLFFVLGCKSQPPRVNLNVPDWAKDAIWYQIFPERFCNGDTTNDPAFRDTFGSWPHDTLSPWQKNPWTADWYFLQPWEKANGKDFNYNAGRRRFGGDLQGILNKLDYLQELGVNAIYLNPIFEAPTPHKYDGARHHHVDNNFGPNPAKDRVIWEQENFIDPTTWKWTTADSLFLKLIAEVHRRRMHIIIDGVFNHIGVTNPVFQDVVQKGPASAYADWFIIKRWDDPATPANEFDYQGWYGIKDLPEIRRAGDDLASGPKAYFKAIVQRWMDPNRDGDPSDGIDGWRLDVAELVPKGFWRDFRKWVREINPQAYLTGEVWWEDYRNHKMFNAAPWLQGDIFDAVMNYRFADALLKYFVDTKDAFDAKELNQRLRELRDEYPPEVNYVLMNLMDSHDTERLASMVVNPNRMIDHASSASSKEYNFDVRKPNTDEIKTQKLIIAFQMLYLGAPMIYYGGEAGLWGADDPDDRKPMLWPEMIYEPEKSHPLGKRRPVDAVAFDRELFEYYKTFIAIRRENNALRRGDYQHTEVSQSPEVFAFVRDDDIQGILCVFNRAASPAEIKLPENFVNGEYLFGRKNLSAMPDNLYSLAGKSVAVLKMK from the coding sequence ATGAAAAAATCTCCGTTTACTTACTCGTTGCTACTTTTCTTTGTGCTCGGTTGCAAATCCCAACCGCCAAGAGTGAATCTCAACGTGCCGGATTGGGCCAAAGACGCAATCTGGTATCAAATTTTTCCCGAGCGCTTTTGCAATGGCGACACCACGAATGACCCCGCGTTTCGCGATACCTTTGGCTCGTGGCCGCACGACACGCTGTCGCCGTGGCAAAAAAACCCGTGGACGGCGGATTGGTATTTCTTGCAGCCCTGGGAGAAGGCCAATGGCAAGGATTTTAATTACAACGCCGGCCGGCGGCGCTTCGGCGGCGATCTACAGGGCATTCTCAACAAGCTCGATTATTTGCAAGAACTCGGCGTGAACGCGATTTATTTGAACCCGATTTTTGAAGCGCCGACGCCGCACAAATACGACGGCGCCCGGCATCATCACGTTGACAACAACTTTGGGCCGAATCCGGCAAAAGATCGCGTCATCTGGGAACAGGAAAATTTCATCGATCCAACAACGTGGAAATGGACGACGGCAGACAGCCTTTTTCTCAAACTGATTGCCGAAGTTCATCGGCGCCGGATGCACATTATCATCGACGGCGTTTTTAACCACATCGGCGTGACCAATCCGGTTTTTCAAGATGTCGTCCAAAAGGGTCCGGCGTCGGCGTACGCTGATTGGTTTATCATCAAGCGTTGGGATGATCCCGCCACGCCGGCGAATGAGTTTGATTATCAAGGCTGGTACGGCATCAAAGATTTGCCGGAAATCCGCCGCGCCGGCGATGATCTTGCCTCCGGTCCGAAGGCGTATTTCAAAGCGATTGTCCAGCGTTGGATGGATCCGAATCGCGATGGTGATCCCTCGGATGGCATTGATGGTTGGCGGCTGGATGTCGCCGAATTGGTGCCGAAAGGTTTTTGGCGGGATTTTCGGAAATGGGTGAGAGAAATCAATCCGCAAGCCTATCTCACCGGCGAAGTCTGGTGGGAGGATTATCGCAACCACAAAATGTTCAACGCCGCGCCGTGGCTGCAAGGCGATATTTTTGATGCCGTCATGAACTATCGCTTCGCCGATGCGCTGCTGAAATACTTTGTCGATACGAAAGACGCTTTTGACGCCAAAGAGTTGAATCAGCGTCTTCGGGAATTGCGTGACGAGTATCCCCCGGAGGTAAATTATGTGCTGATGAATTTGATGGACAGCCACGATACCGAGCGGCTCGCCTCGATGGTGGTCAATCCAAATCGCATGATCGATCATGCCAGCAGCGCCAGCAGCAAAGAATACAACTTCGATGTGCGCAAACCGAACACGGATGAGATCAAAACGCAAAAACTGATCATTGCTTTTCAAATGCTTTATCTCGGTGCGCCGATGATTTATTACGGCGGCGAGGCCGGCTTGTGGGGCGCGGACGATCCCGACGACCGCAAGCCGATGCTCTGGCCGGAGATGATTTACGAACCGGAAAAATCCCATCCTCTCGGCAAGCGGCGGCCGGTTGATGCGGTGGCTTTTGATCGGGAATTATTCGAGTATTATAAAACATTCATCGCGATTCGACGGGAGAACAACGCCCTTCGCCGCGGGGATTATCAACACACTGAGGTGAGTCAAAGCCCGGAGGTGTTTGCTTTCGTTCGCGATGATGACATCCAGGGCATTTTGTGCGTTTTCAATCGCGCCGCTTCTCCTGCTGAAATAAAGCTTCCGGAGAATTTTGTGAATGGAGAATATTTGTTTGGCAGGAAAAATCTATCCGCCATGCCGGATAATCTTTATTCACTTGCGGGAAAATCCGTGGCGGTGCTGAAAATGAAATGA
- a CDS encoding PorV/PorQ family protein: MNRKNFSIFILPLFLAMGFSWTSALAQSVTKVGTSAAAFLRIPVGSKGTSMGSAFVSIADDATAMFWNPGGMARLTNKSLYVDHSPWLPGLDFNYFALALPFEGAGTIGLNVTALTTSEMIRTTIDQPMGTGETFTASSIAVGVAYAYNLTDRFSIGANFKYINEKILNSNATGFAIDIGTLYTTPFDGIRLGVSISNFGNSMRIDGEDLNVRVDIAPNQRGNNQSVVGRLKTNQHDSPLIMRVGVSWEALKSQQNRLTVAVDGLNPNDNSQSVNLGAELGLFKELLVLRGGFNDLFLEDREKGFTFGGGVNLGIEGGLKFSGGYAYQDFEHLGGVNRFSIALNF, encoded by the coding sequence ATGAACCGAAAAAATTTTTCAATATTTATTCTCCCGCTGTTTTTGGCGATGGGATTCAGTTGGACCAGCGCCCTCGCACAGAGCGTGACCAAAGTCGGCACCTCGGCGGCGGCGTTTCTGCGCATTCCGGTCGGTTCCAAAGGCACGTCCATGGGCAGCGCCTTTGTGTCGATCGCGGACGATGCCACCGCCATGTTTTGGAATCCGGGCGGCATGGCGCGATTGACCAACAAGTCGTTGTACGTCGATCATTCGCCGTGGCTGCCGGGATTGGATTTCAACTATTTTGCGCTGGCGCTGCCGTTTGAGGGCGCCGGCACGATCGGTCTCAACGTCACGGCGTTGACCACGTCGGAAATGATCCGAACCACCATCGACCAGCCGATGGGCACCGGCGAGACGTTTACCGCCTCCAGTATTGCGGTCGGCGTGGCGTATGCCTATAATCTCACCGACCGGTTTTCGATTGGCGCCAATTTCAAGTACATCAATGAGAAAATTTTGAACTCCAACGCCACCGGCTTTGCCATCGACATCGGGACGTTGTACACCACGCCGTTCGACGGCATTCGCCTGGGCGTGAGCATCTCGAACTTCGGCAACAGCATGCGAATCGACGGCGAGGATTTGAATGTGCGGGTGGATATTGCGCCGAACCAGCGCGGCAACAATCAAAGCGTGGTGGGGCGCTTGAAAACCAATCAGCACGATTCACCGCTGATCATGCGCGTCGGTGTGTCGTGGGAGGCGCTCAAAAGCCAGCAGAATCGCTTGACCGTCGCGGTTGACGGCTTGAACCCGAACGACAACTCGCAAAGCGTCAATCTCGGCGCCGAGCTGGGTTTGTTCAAAGAGCTGCTGGTGCTGCGCGGCGGGTTCAACGACCTGTTTTTGGAAGATCGCGAGAAAGGCTTCACTTTTGGCGGCGGCGTGAATCTCGGCATCGAAGGCGGGCTGAAATTTTCCGGTGGTTATGCGTATCAGGATTTCGAGCACCTTGGCGGGGTCAACCGTTTTTCCATTGCGTTGAATTTTTAA
- a CDS encoding carboxypeptidase-like regulatory domain-containing protein, with product MKTTATKLRRVIVNLSLLLAAVSFAQTTGKITGKIVDKDTKEPIPGVNVLVEGTTLGAATDFDGKYVILRVPPGKHSLRASQIGYQTVVQREVEVLTDLTTTINFSLSQETVAVGEEVVVIAERPIIRKDLTSSEARVQAEEISRIPVQEVADVINLQAGIIRDSGGGIHIRGGRSTEVAYVVDGIRITDDFTRTQSLQIENESIQELQVVSGTFNAEYGQAMSGIINIVTKTGGNNFHGNFETWVSDYLSPRKEIFYNIDDINFLDNYNFQGSLSGPIMKDRVTFFATARRWNDDGWLYGQNVFSPQGFIRNDSNFAVRGDGKPVPMNFRRRWSGQASLEWRLSGPLKLKLSALGSTEDKNNYNHFFKLNPLGDRGDIEKGGTLVANFTHAVTPRTFYEIKGAYKYNQLVSRLYEDPFDSRYVDPRLLNAGLFQFASSGTDLGRFQRSTRSWLGKFDITSQLSNRHQVKAGVEAQFDQVFLEDITLVPATDANGQPIQPFRPAIRPTSETTHDRFTRKPRTLAAYVQDKIEYESLIINVGLRLDVFEARGRVPVDLEDPNIFNPFKLNHIYKDLNNDGVIGLSEQTDNNRLTLAEREAFWYRNTGKKYQLSPRLGVAYPITERGVIHFSYGIFQQIPEYEQLYRRDELKVSDAAGTQGPFGNPDLNPQRTTMYELGLQQQLSEDIGIDITGFYRDIRDWISTGAPQPTARAGVAYARKINRDFANVRGVTLSANRRLANKFSFSVDYTFQVVQGTNSTPEEEFFAQQGGAEPTRALTPLDWDQRHALNASIFVGDKTWGVSLIERLNSGQPYTPSIVTGTQTGRNVISGLEQNSRNKPNRFTIDLNGFKNFTVGAFDVQVFAKVFNALDAKNPINVFPDTGRPDVTVYQNQPGAAPGIFVIPDFYSEPRRVQFGAKVSF from the coding sequence TTGAAAACGACAGCAACGAAGTTGAGACGCGTGATCGTGAATTTGAGCCTGTTGCTCGCCGCAGTCAGTTTTGCGCAAACCACAGGCAAGATCACGGGCAAGATTGTTGACAAAGACACGAAAGAACCGATTCCGGGGGTAAATGTTCTCGTTGAGGGCACGACGCTCGGCGCGGCCACGGATTTCGACGGCAAGTACGTCATCCTGCGCGTGCCGCCGGGCAAACATTCGCTGCGCGCCAGCCAGATCGGATATCAAACCGTCGTGCAGCGCGAAGTCGAAGTGCTCACCGATCTCACCACCACGATAAATTTTTCCCTTTCACAAGAAACTGTCGCCGTTGGCGAGGAAGTCGTTGTCATCGCCGAGCGGCCGATTATTCGCAAGGATTTGACGTCGTCCGAAGCCCGCGTGCAAGCCGAGGAAATTTCCCGCATTCCAGTGCAGGAAGTGGCGGACGTGATTAATTTGCAAGCCGGCATCATTCGCGATTCCGGCGGCGGCATTCACATTCGTGGCGGACGTTCGACAGAAGTGGCCTACGTGGTGGACGGCATTCGCATCACCGACGATTTTACGCGCACGCAATCATTGCAGATCGAGAACGAGTCGATTCAAGAGCTGCAGGTGGTGAGCGGCACGTTCAACGCCGAATACGGCCAGGCGATGAGCGGCATCATCAACATCGTCACCAAAACCGGCGGCAATAATTTTCACGGCAACTTTGAAACCTGGGTGAGCGATTATCTCAGCCCGCGCAAAGAAATTTTCTACAATATTGACGACATCAATTTTCTGGACAATTACAATTTTCAAGGCTCGTTGAGCGGCCCGATCATGAAAGACCGGGTCACGTTTTTTGCGACGGCGCGGCGCTGGAATGACGACGGCTGGTTGTACGGCCAGAATGTTTTTTCGCCGCAGGGTTTCATTCGCAACGATTCAAACTTTGCCGTCCGCGGCGACGGCAAGCCGGTGCCGATGAATTTCCGCAGACGCTGGAGCGGGCAGGCAAGCTTGGAGTGGCGGCTTTCCGGGCCGCTGAAATTGAAGCTGTCGGCTTTGGGCAGCACCGAGGACAAGAACAATTACAATCATTTCTTCAAGCTCAATCCTCTTGGCGATCGCGGCGATATTGAAAAAGGCGGAACGCTGGTGGCGAATTTCACTCACGCGGTGACGCCGAGAACGTTTTATGAAATCAAAGGCGCCTATAAATACAATCAATTGGTGTCGAGGCTGTACGAGGATCCGTTCGACAGCCGTTATGTCGATCCGCGTTTGTTGAACGCCGGCCTTTTTCAATTCGCCAGCTCCGGCACGGATTTGGGGCGCTTCCAGCGCAGCACGAGAAGCTGGCTCGGCAAGTTCGATATAACCAGCCAGCTCTCCAATCGTCATCAAGTGAAAGCCGGTGTTGAAGCTCAATTCGACCAGGTTTTCCTCGAAGATATCACGCTGGTCCCGGCGACTGATGCGAACGGCCAGCCAATCCAACCTTTCCGCCCGGCGATTCGCCCGACCAGCGAAACGACGCACGATCGTTTCACCCGCAAGCCGCGCACGCTGGCAGCGTATGTGCAAGACAAGATCGAATACGAAAGCCTGATCATCAACGTCGGGCTGCGGCTCGATGTGTTTGAGGCGCGAGGCCGCGTGCCGGTTGATTTGGAAGATCCCAACATTTTTAATCCCTTCAAGCTCAATCACATTTACAAAGATCTCAACAACGATGGCGTGATCGGCTTGTCTGAGCAAACCGACAACAACCGGTTGACGCTGGCGGAGCGCGAGGCGTTTTGGTATCGCAACACCGGGAAAAAATATCAGCTCAGCCCGCGGCTGGGCGTGGCCTATCCGATTACCGAGCGCGGCGTCATCCATTTTTCCTACGGCATTTTTCAGCAAATCCCGGAATACGAGCAGCTTTATCGCCGCGATGAATTGAAAGTTTCCGACGCCGCCGGCACCCAAGGCCCGTTTGGCAATCCGGATTTGAATCCGCAGCGCACGACGATGTACGAGCTGGGTTTGCAGCAGCAGCTCTCCGAGGACATCGGCATCGACATTACCGGTTTCTACCGCGACATTCGCGATTGGATTTCGACCGGGGCGCCGCAGCCGACGGCGCGCGCCGGCGTGGCGTATGCGCGCAAAATCAACCGCGATTTTGCCAACGTGCGGGGCGTGACGTTATCGGCGAATCGGCGATTAGCGAACAAGTTTTCGTTCAGTGTCGATTATACTTTTCAAGTCGTGCAAGGCACTAATTCGACGCCGGAGGAGGAATTTTTCGCGCAGCAGGGCGGCGCCGAGCCGACGCGGGCGCTGACGCCGCTGGATTGGGATCAGCGCCATGCGCTCAACGCCAGCATCTTTGTCGGCGATAAAACTTGGGGCGTGAGCTTGATCGAGCGCTTGAATTCCGGTCAGCCGTACACGCCGTCGATTGTCACCGGTACGCAAACCGGGCGAAACGTCATCTCCGGTTTGGAACAAAACAGCCGCAACAAGCCGAATCGTTTTACCATCGATTTGAATGGCTTCAAGAATTTCACAGTTGGCGCGTTTGACGTGCAGGTTTTCGCCAAGGTTTTCAATGCGCTCGACGCGAAAAATCCGATCAACGTTTTTCCCGACACCGGCAGGCCGGATGTGACGGTGTATCAGAATCAACCCGGCGCGGCGCCGGGGATTTTTGTGATCCCGGACTTTTATTCCGAACCCCGGCGCGTGCAGTTCGGCGCGAAGGTGAGTTTTTGA
- a CDS encoding SPOR domain-containing protein, whose translation MLTFRWFILRLFWSLFLLFLLAFPLLWLLHEVAFPGVALADGFLILLFWILLFAGVSLFLSRLGANRFSLLETAGREAIAKNDNAELENVLALMQSLFTSGLPALNFQQKVKRRLLRQYFAFYAAHLETERNREQIRAAWREDIRAEEAYELLKNYILQQPALTLPTIDLAEELLEHQPDDSDLLTFMTRQYLRDRQTHFRAEHIYRHYLSRNGPLVPEIISLCLGRLLRLRRQDDFAAWCYIRAFQHGEEKNAVLRQLLHEIHQRFERLGRHDALAKAVTTITRDFLPEEIAGWTAARQEKQKASLRFRAARIIFTLQQQLLTLYSRLREQRRWVYSVISVSLLIGAGYFALSSKPAKVQPPAASVPQEDPTTVYFALQVGAMRSAQLAESEAEKLRRRGLEVHVIKPAPSQRLHRIRVGKYRSKQAAQMAADSLKAAGIVRDYFVTEYEKP comes from the coding sequence ATGCTGACTTTTCGTTGGTTCATTTTACGCTTGTTTTGGAGCCTGTTCCTGCTTTTCTTGCTGGCATTCCCACTGCTTTGGCTTTTGCACGAAGTGGCCTTTCCCGGCGTGGCGCTGGCGGATGGGTTCCTCATTCTCCTGTTCTGGATTTTACTCTTTGCCGGGGTCAGCCTTTTTCTAAGCCGTCTGGGTGCAAACAGATTTTCTCTGCTGGAAACTGCCGGACGCGAAGCGATTGCCAAAAATGACAACGCCGAACTTGAAAATGTATTGGCGCTGATGCAATCACTTTTTACGAGCGGTTTGCCCGCCCTGAATTTTCAGCAGAAAGTGAAACGCCGCCTGCTCCGGCAGTATTTTGCATTTTACGCCGCCCATCTCGAAACGGAAAGAAATCGCGAGCAAATCCGCGCCGCCTGGCGTGAGGACATCCGCGCCGAAGAGGCTTACGAGCTGCTCAAAAATTATATTCTGCAGCAACCGGCGTTGACGCTTCCCACCATTGATTTGGCCGAAGAGCTGTTGGAGCACCAGCCCGATGACAGCGACTTGCTGACGTTCATGACGCGCCAATATTTGCGCGACCGCCAAACACATTTTCGCGCCGAGCATATTTATCGCCATTATCTCAGCCGCAACGGGCCGCTGGTGCCGGAGATTATCTCACTGTGCCTCGGTCGGCTGTTGCGCTTACGTCGTCAAGACGACTTTGCAGCCTGGTGCTATATTCGCGCGTTTCAACACGGCGAAGAAAAGAACGCCGTTCTTCGCCAACTTCTGCATGAAATCCATCAGCGCTTTGAGCGCCTGGGCCGCCATGATGCGCTCGCCAAGGCGGTGACGACAATTACACGAGATTTTTTGCCGGAGGAAATTGCGGGCTGGACGGCTGCAAGACAGGAGAAGCAAAAGGCGTCGCTGCGGTTCCGCGCCGCCAGAATCATTTTTACTCTTCAGCAGCAACTTTTGACACTTTATTCGCGGCTGCGCGAGCAGCGCCGCTGGGTCTATAGCGTCATTTCTGTCTCTCTGCTGATCGGCGCCGGTTACTTTGCCTTGTCGAGCAAACCCGCGAAAGTGCAGCCACCGGCGGCATCAGTGCCGCAGGAAGATCCGACCACGGTTTATTTTGCCTTGCAAGTCGGCGCCATGCGCAGCGCGCAACTCGCCGAAAGCGAGGCCGAAAAATTGCGCCGGCGCGGGCTGGAAGTGCATGTGATCAAGCCGGCGCCCTCGCAGCGCTTGCACCGCATTCGCGTCGGCAAATATCGCAGCAAGCAAGCCGCGCAAATGGCCGCCGACAGCTTGAAGGCCGCAGGTATCGTGCGGGATTATTTTGTCACAGAATATGAAAAACCGTAA